From a region of the Triticum aestivum cultivar Chinese Spring chromosome 7D, IWGSC CS RefSeq v2.1, whole genome shotgun sequence genome:
- the LOC123167339 gene encoding probable glucan endo-1,3-beta-glucosidase A6, translated as MITNTLHSISDQNQKRFNIWQENKRAEMASSSICALLLLLAAFSCHCHAAAAAAYRRPRAIGVNYGNLGDDLPTAARSVKLLRKANAGAVKLYNADQRILHALAGTGIPVSVMVPNDIVPSLADSRAAARKWVDNNLKRHPRVRVRYLLVGNELLSYPALAASTWGKIVPAMKNLRHALHAIGLGRVKLGTPLAMDALAASYPPSAGAFREDIADPVMRPLLDFLNHTRSYYFVDAYPYFPWAANQKDISLDYALFEGNASSHYVDPATRLAYTNLLDQMLDACIAAMDKLGYGGVKLAISETGWPNAGDPGQAGANVRNAALYNRHLARRMHKKLGTPARPRSKMPAFVFALYNEDLKPGAGTERHWGMFYPNGTWVYQIDLTGRRTARSYPPLPPPDDQTGKLEWCVLAGGGKPLNETAVALALNYACGQGTGTCAAIQPGGACYEPNTLDAHASYAINAYWQQFKAKGGSCYFNGLAVKTNKDPSYLSCKFPSY; from the exons ATGATCACAAACACTCTCCATTCCATCTCAGATCAAAATCAAAAGAGATTCAACATTTGGCAAGAGAACAAACGAGCAGAAATGGCGTCCTCCTCCATctgcgccctcctcctcctcctcgccgccttctCGTGCCACTGCCATG cggcggcggcggcggcgtacagGCGGCCCCGCGCCATCGGCGTCAACTACGGGAACCTCGGCGACGACCTCCCCACGGCGGCGCGCTCCGTCAAGCTCCTCCGCAAGGCGAACGCGGGCGCCGTCAAGCTCTACAACGCCGACCAGCGCATCCTGCACGCCCTGGCCGGGACGGGCATCCCGGTCTCCGTCATGGTGCCGAACGACATCGTCCCCTCTCTGGCCGACTCCCGCGCCGCCGCACGCAAGTGGGTGGACAACAACCTCAAGCGGCACCCCCGGGTGCGGGTGAGGTACCTGCTCGTCGGCAACGAGTTGCTCTCCTACCCCGCCCTCGCGGCGTCCACGTGGGGCAAGATCGTGCCGGCGATGAAGAACCTCCGCCACGCGCTCCACGCGATCGGTCTCGGCCGCGTCAAGCTCGGGACCCCGCTCGCCATGGACGCGCTCGCGGCGTCCTACCCGCCGTCCGCCGGCGCGTTCCGCGAGGACATCGCCGACCCCGTCATGCGGCCGCTGCTCGACTTCCTCAACCACACCCGCTCCTACTACTTCGTCGACGCGTACCCGTACTTCCCTTGGGCGGCCAACCAGAAGGACATCTCGCTGGACTACGCGCTCTTCGAGGGCAATGCGAGCAGCCACTACGTCGATCCGGCCACGAGGCTCGCCTACACGAACCTGCTCGACCAAATGCTCGACGCCTGCATAGCCGCGATGGACAAGCTGGGGTACGGCGGCGTGAAGCTGGCCATCTCGGAGACAGGCTGGCCCAACGCCGGCGACCCGGGCCAGGCCGGCGCCAACGTGCGCAACGCCGCGCTCTACAACCGCCACCTCGCCCGTCGGATGCACAAAAAACTCGGCACGCCGGCGCGACCGAGGTCCAAAATGCCGGCGTTCGTCTTCGCGCTGTACAACGAGGACTTGAAGCCGGGGGCGGGCACTGAGCGGCACTGGGGGATGTTCTACCCGAACGGTACGTGGGTGTACCAGATTGACCTCACCGGCAGGCGGACGGCTCGCTCctacccgccgctgccgccgccggatgACCAGACCGGCAAGCTCGAGTGGTGCGTCCTGGCCGGCGGTGGCAAGCCGTTGAATGAGACGGCGGTGGCCCTCGCCCTGAATTACGCGTGCGGGCAAGGGACAGGGACGTGCGCCGCCATCCAGCCCGGCGGTGCGTGCTACGAGCCCAACACCCTCGACGCGCATGCAAGCTACGCGATCAATGCGTACTGGCAGCAGTTCAAGGCGAAGGGAGGCAGTTGTTACTTCAATGGCCTTGCAGTGAAGACTAACAAAGATCCAA
- the LOC123164767 gene encoding glutamic acid-rich protein, with amino-acid sequence MSRCFPFPPPGYEAKPRSEHKDLLKKENHKAKKHKKENTDVGKRERKEKDRGYRKDKHKKKHKREKHKDRRGKKERDKDKRQNLELGTQKKDDLDNRRPKQLVHNEAVKYSKHKDDLATQITGQEGHANHTRSNTGKLLPRSIESFGVVGSKEKERTSISRVNGKSRQIAQHNHASEKGKNKTRILSGTSLQLGSAEKRSTRIHGSSGVRLQQDSSKGIFVTTTASQQKCRITPSANVAQRTEQVDQHPDGSSHSAYGKSDSVSTKWMAENKKGNADNFHFGMDKQSARGKSGADQGSAKIKEAKANHQKSVKDGDKRHGVNQKVVKDRDRDCNVKKRKAKDGNEGKTREKRSAIDEQKHRELDGDGASNNYIHDLMYLAHLNGNKFTSDDVKKRKGLNANSSLHDHHSMPLTKMPRTSPANHLCVNGEILKHSHGTAPTLPVGTNPREAGRLEDSKDCTKNGMTGLLYLEEHNSAVSPSSYGSSEVSLAPAHPDTKYLSQVYSVPAADDRSEYIDQDWLFSGDRVHQKTTMFEAAEAPQVWAEAQLIDSADVVALPYVVPL; translated from the exons ATGTCTCGGTGCTTCCCATTCCCGCCTCCCGGGTATGAGGCAAAGCCCAGGAGTGAGCATAAGGATCTGCTAAAGAAG GAAAATCACAAGGCAAAGAAGCACAAAAAGGAAAACACGGATGTGggcaaaagagaaagaaaagaaaaggatcgTGGTTATAGGAAAGATAAGCACAAGAAGAAACACAAAAGAGAGAAGCACAAAGATAGGAGAGGGAAGAAAGAAAGAGATAAAGACAAAAGACAAAATTTGGAACTGGGAACCCAGAAGAAGGATGATCTTGACAATAGAAGACCCAAACAATTAGTGCATAATGAAGCAGTCAAATATAGCAAACATAAAGATGACTTGGCTACCCAAATCACAGGCCAAGAAGGTCATGCAAACCACACCAGGAGTAATACTGGCAAGTTGCTTCCTCGAAGCATCGAGTCCTTTGGTGTTGTAGGTTCTAAAGAGAAGGAAAGAACTTCTATCAGTAGAGTGAATGGGAAATCCAGGCAAATTGCTCAGCACAATCATGCCAGTGAAAAGGGAAAGAATAAAACTAGAATCTTGAGTGGTACGAGCCTTCAACTTGGGTCAGCTGAAAAACGTTCTACCAGAATACATGGTAGTAGTGGAGTGCGCCTGCAACAGGATAGCTCTAAAGGTATATTTGTTACTACCACAGCCTCTCAACAGAAGTGCAGAATTACACCGAGTGCAAATGTTGCGCAGAGAACTGAACAAGTGGACCAACATCCAGATGGTTCTTCTCATTCTGCATATGGAAAAAGTGACAGCGTGAGCACCAAGTGGATGGCAGAGAATAAAAAAGGGAATGCCGACAATTTTCATTTCGGGATGGATAAGCAATCGGCAAGAGGCAAAAGTGGAGCAGATCAAGGGAGTGCAAAGATTAAGGAGGCAAAAGCTAATCATCAGAAGAGTGTTAAAGATGGAGATAAAAGGCATGGTGTAAATCAGAAGGTTGTTAAAGACAGAGATAGAGATTGCAATGTAAAGAAAAGAAAGGCTAAAGATGGTAATGAAGGCAAAACGAGGGAGAAAAGAAGTGCTATAGATGAGCAGAAACACAGAGAGCTTGACGGAGATGGGGCAAGCAACAACTATATTCATGATCTAATGTACTTGGCTCATCTTAATGGGAACAAGTTCACTTCTGATGATGTCAAGAAAAGGAAAGGCTTAAACGCTAACAGTTCTCTacatg ATCATCATAGTATGCCATTGACTAAGATGCCAAGGACGTCTCCTGCAAATCATCTTTGTGTGAATGGGGAAATCTTGAAGCATTCTCACGGAACTGCACCTACATTACCAGTGGGCACAAATCCTCGTGAGGCAGGCAGGCTTGAAGATAGCAAGGACTGCACCAAAAATGGCATGACCGGACTCCTCTACCTAGAGGAACACAATTCTGCAGTCTCTCCATCCAGCTATGGCAGCAGTGAAGTCTCTCTGGCACCAGCTCACCCTGATACCAAGTATCTGAGCCAAGTGTACTCCGTACCAGCGGCTGACGACCGCTCAGAGTACATTGATCAAGACTGGTTGTTTTCTGGAGACCGTGTTCACCAGAAAACAACGATGTTTGAGGCCGCAGAAGCACCCCAGGTCTGGGCTGAAGCACAGCTGATCGATTCTGCTGATGTAGTTGCTCTGCCTTATGTTGTTCCTTTGTAA